The nucleotide window AGGTTCACGGCAAGGATGTGTTGCCGCTGGCCGGGGAATATACCGGACAGGTGATCCTGGAAGGTGTGCGTAAATTCTATGAAAAGAACAGCCCCGAGGTGGTGTCAACAAGCCCGGCCCTGCCGGTGGCCCTGACCAAAGAGGATCACGCCTCACTGGCGGAGACGGTGCCGGCGCGGCCCGTGGGTTTCTGTACCGGCTGTCCGGAACGGCCGGTGTTTACGGCGATGAAGCTGGTGCAGCGGGAACTGGGCAATATTCATGTGAGCTGCGATATCGGTTGTCACCTGTTTTCGATTTTGCCGCCTTTTAACATCGGCAATACCACCATGGGCTACGGTCTTGGCTGGTCCGGGGCCTCGGCCTTCAATACGGAATCCAGCAAACGCACCATCTCCATCATGGGCGACGGCGGGTTCTGGCATAACGGCCTGACCAGCGGCGTCGGCAACGCGGTATTTAACAAGAATGACAATGTGCTGGTGATTGTCGACAACGGGTATAGTGCAGCCACCGGCGGTCAGGATATCCTGTCTTCCCGGGCGCTGAACAAAAGCAAAAGCACCAACAATCCCATCAGCAAGGCCATTGCCGGGCTTGGCATCAAATGGCAGCGGACGGTGGAAACCTACCGCATCGGTGAAATGGTCAATGTCCTCAGGGAAGCCATGACCACCGGCGAAAAGGGGCCCAAGGTGATCATTGCCGAGAGCGAATGTATGCTCAACCGGCAGCGCCGGGAAAAACCGGAACGCAACAGGATGATCAGGGACGGCAAGCGGGTCGTGCGTCCGCGCTTCGGGGTCGACCCTGACACCTGCACCGGCGACCATGCCTGTATCCGGCTGTCCGGCTGTCCGTCGCTGACCATTCGCGACAATCCGGACCCCCTGAGGGAGGACCCGGTCGCCTGGGTCAATAATGATTGTGTCGGTTGCGGCGTCTGCGGCGAAGTGACCCACGCGGCGGTGCTTTGCCCGTCCTTCTATCGGGCGGAACTGGTCTATAATCCCAACGGATGGGACCGCTTCACCTCCGGCATGCGCAACGCCGTGATCGGCTTCCTGCAGCGCCGGATTGACAAAAAACAGGCAAAATACAGCTTCGGAGAGGGATAAGACATGACACAGCTTTCAAAAGACCGCTCCATCAATATCGCCATCATCGCCATGGGCGGGCAGGGCGGCGGCGTTTTGTCCAAATGGATCCTCGACCTAGCCGAGACCCAAGGCTATATGGCGCAATATACGTCGGTACCGGGTGTGGCCCAGCGGACCGGGGCGACCATTTATTATATCGAGCTGTTCCCGGCTCACCTGGCCGAACAGGCGGGCAGGAAACCGGTGCTGGCCCTGACGCCGATTCCGGGCGATGTGGATATCGTCATTGCCTCCGAGATGATGGAGGCAGGCCGGGCCCTGGTGCGCGGTTTTGTCACCGACAAGACGACGCTTCTGGCTTCCGATCACCGGGATTATGCCATTGTCGAGAAGCAGGAAATGGGCGACGGCCGCCGCGAACTGGATAATGTACGCCGCCTGTCGGAAAAAAGCGCTTGTAAATTCATCTGTTTTGACATGGATACGGCCGCCCGTTCCGTGGGCTCGGTGATCAGTTCGGTATTGTTCGGGGCGCTGGCCGGGGCCAATGCCCTGCCGTTCGAGCGCAGTGACTTTGAAAAAACCATCGAGGACACCAAAAAGGCGGTGGAGGCCAACCTGCGCGGTTTTGCCCTCGGCTTTGAGCGGGCGCAGGGTCAAATCCCCGTGGAGGAAATTCAGGCCGCGAAAGAGCCGTCAGGCCAGCCGTCACCGGCGGTGGCGCCGTTGCTGCAGCGGATGAAAGCAGACTTTCCCGGCCATGCCCAATACCTGATCACCGAAGGAATGAAAAAGCTGGTGGATTATCAGGATCCGGCCTATGCCGATCTTTATCTCGACCGTCTGGCAAAGATTGCGGCCCTGGACAAGGAACTCGGCGGAGAGAAAAGAAGCTGGGCCCTGACCAAAAGCATGGCGCGATATCTGGCGCTGGCCATGGCCTATGACGATACCATCCGGGTCGCCGACCTGAAGGTGCGGGCGTCCCGCTTCGAGCGTTTCCGCGATGAAGTGAAAGCGGATGAAGGCCAGATTGTCGACGTGTCCGAATATCTGCATCCGCGGCTCGAGGAACTGTGTGACATCCTGCCGGCCGGTCTTGGCAATCATCTGCTCAACAGCAGATTCTGGCGGGCCTTCTTTGGCCGCTTTATGGGCAAGGGGCGTCGTATTACCACAACCCGGCTGCCCGGCTTTCTGCTGTTTTACACACTCAGCAGCCTCAAGGGCATGCGCCGAGGCAGCCTGCGCTATAAAAAAGAGGCAGCCCGCATTGAAGCCTGGGTCGGGAAAGTGATGGAAGCCGCCCGTCTTGACTATGATCTGGGCTGTGAAATGGCCGGGATGCAGCGGCTGATCAAGGGATACAGCGGAACCCATGAGCGGGGTCTGACTAATGTGGCCCGGATTATGACGGCCTATGAAGATTTTAAAGGTCGGGACGATGCGGTGGAAAGCCTGAAAACCCTGAAATCGGCTGCCCTGAAAGATGAAGAAGGTGTTGCCCTTCAGGCGGCACTGGACCATGTTGGGTCGACACGTTCGGCGGCCTGAGCCGGACGGGATACGGAAACAACAAGGAAGCAACATAGTGATCAAGAAACCGGGCGACGCAGACTTTAACCTGGACGACTATCCGCTCTATAATCTGAACCGGACCTCGGCCACCTATGTTGCCGAGATGTCGCAGGCGCTCAAGAATGTCGACATGGACCAGACCCAGTGGCGGGTGCTTTGCCTGCTCGGGGACGAAAACCCCAGCATGGTGCGGGAGCTGGCCCGGCGCGGGGTGATCAAAATGTCGACCCTGACCCGGATGCTGGAGCGGATGGAGCGGGACGGCCTGGTGGAGCGCAAGGCCTGGGA belongs to Emcibacter sp. and includes:
- a CDS encoding indolepyruvate ferredoxin oxidoreductase subunit alpha, producing the protein MAERSFAKEVQDLKVAAGEEFRGEGILAVTKALLQSGVAYVGGYQGAPISHLMDVLSDAEEILSELDIHFEASASEAAAAAMLAASVNYPLRGAVTWKSTVGTNVASDALASVSSSGVMGGTLIIIGEDYGEGSSIMQERSHAFAMKSQIWLLDPRPNLTSIVDMVEKGFELSEASNTPVMLELRIRACHVHGSFTAKENRRPEYTLREAMENPVRDYGRVVLPPSNFVHEHEKINHRWPAAVDFIKKNKLNEFLGGHSGDCGIIVQGGMYNTLMRALVLLGLADHYGQTDIPIYCMNVTYPLIDDEVAGFCVDKKAVLVVEEGQPEYLEQNINTILRRKDIQTKVHGKDVLPLAGEYTGQVILEGVRKFYEKNSPEVVSTSPALPVALTKEDHASLAETVPARPVGFCTGCPERPVFTAMKLVQRELGNIHVSCDIGCHLFSILPPFNIGNTTMGYGLGWSGASAFNTESSKRTISIMGDGGFWHNGLTSGVGNAVFNKNDNVLVIVDNGYSAATGGQDILSSRALNKSKSTNNPISKAIAGLGIKWQRTVETYRIGEMVNVLREAMTTGEKGPKVIIAESECMLNRQRREKPERNRMIRDGKRVVRPRFGVDPDTCTGDHACIRLSGCPSLTIRDNPDPLREDPVAWVNNDCVGCGVCGEVTHAAVLCPSFYRAELVYNPNGWDRFTSGMRNAVIGFLQRRIDKKQAKYSFGEG
- a CDS encoding indolepyruvate oxidoreductase subunit beta family protein, which encodes MTQLSKDRSINIAIIAMGGQGGGVLSKWILDLAETQGYMAQYTSVPGVAQRTGATIYYIELFPAHLAEQAGRKPVLALTPIPGDVDIVIASEMMEAGRALVRGFVTDKTTLLASDHRDYAIVEKQEMGDGRRELDNVRRLSEKSACKFICFDMDTAARSVGSVISSVLFGALAGANALPFERSDFEKTIEDTKKAVEANLRGFALGFERAQGQIPVEEIQAAKEPSGQPSPAVAPLLQRMKADFPGHAQYLITEGMKKLVDYQDPAYADLYLDRLAKIAALDKELGGEKRSWALTKSMARYLALAMAYDDTIRVADLKVRASRFERFRDEVKADEGQIVDVSEYLHPRLEELCDILPAGLGNHLLNSRFWRAFFGRFMGKGRRITTTRLPGFLLFYTLSSLKGMRRGSLRYKKEAARIEAWVGKVMEAARLDYDLGCEMAGMQRLIKGYSGTHERGLTNVARIMTAYEDFKGRDDAVESLKTLKSAALKDEEGVALQAALDHVGSTRSAA
- a CDS encoding MarR family transcriptional regulator — protein: MIKKPGDADFNLDDYPLYNLNRTSATYVAEMSQALKNVDMDQTQWRVLCLLGDENPSMVRELARRGVIKMSTLTRMLERMERDGLVERKAWEQDKRNVQVFITDKGREALKTALSVNANIYKSAVAGLSEDEIEQFMQTLKHMRENLSRCPHAPK